One genomic window of Polyangium aurulentum includes the following:
- a CDS encoding polyhydroxyalkanoic acid system family protein, translated as MATIDIKKPHSLSKDEAKKRAEQLAKGMESQLGINWQWEGDSIKFDAKSGAAKGTSGKVHVDDANVRVEVDLPFLLKAMKGTVESKINEKLGDVLKA; from the coding sequence ATGGCGACGATCGACATCAAGAAGCCCCACAGCCTGAGCAAGGACGAGGCGAAGAAGCGCGCGGAGCAGCTCGCCAAGGGCATGGAGAGCCAGCTCGGCATCAACTGGCAGTGGGAGGGCGACAGCATCAAGTTCGACGCCAAGAGCGGCGCCGCGAAGGGCACCTCCGGCAAGGTGCACGTCGACGACGCGAACGTCCGCGTCGAGGTCGACCTGCCGTTCCTCCTCAAGGCGATGAAGGGCACCGTCGAGTCGAAGATCAACGAGAAGCTCGGCGACGTCCTCAAGGCCTGA
- a CDS encoding peptidylprolyl isomerase, producing the protein MQKWTALLFAALVLGTIGVVVYPALRGAPSTPAPATDAGAPSPAPADAGATAVTDAGTAEPTDAEAPVEPTLGEGDPTTTTTDAGGLFLPNGEPPPAIAAEAPKSVVFGVILVQYKGAQGAPTNARSREEALGLAKQLAEEAKTDFKAAVAKGDKGSMENAGRLPRGMLEPAPEYVLFSLPKGGVSDPVDTPRGYWIIQRIE; encoded by the coding sequence ATGCAGAAATGGACCGCCCTCCTCTTCGCGGCGCTGGTCCTCGGGACCATCGGGGTCGTCGTTTACCCCGCGCTTCGTGGAGCTCCGTCAACGCCCGCTCCCGCCACGGACGCCGGCGCGCCATCCCCCGCCCCCGCCGATGCAGGCGCCACCGCCGTCACCGACGCGGGCACGGCCGAGCCCACCGACGCAGAGGCGCCCGTAGAGCCCACGCTCGGCGAGGGTGACCCCACGACCACCACCACCGACGCCGGCGGCCTCTTCCTGCCCAACGGCGAACCCCCGCCCGCGATCGCCGCCGAGGCCCCCAAGTCCGTCGTCTTCGGCGTCATCCTCGTTCAGTACAAGGGCGCACAAGGCGCTCCCACCAACGCGCGCAGCCGTGAGGAGGCGCTCGGTCTCGCGAAGCAGCTCGCCGAGGAAGCGAAGACAGATTTCAAGGCGGCGGTCGCGAAAGGTGACAAAGGTTCGATGGAGAACGCGGGACGGCTGCCCCGTGGCATGCTGGAGCCCGCGCCCGAGTACGTGCTCTTCAGCCTCCCCAAGGGAGGGGTGAGCGATCCGGTGGACACGCCGCGAGGCTACTGGATCATCCAGCGGATCGAGTAA
- a CDS encoding thioredoxin family protein, translating to MKKIASLAALALPLLAAACTKPSATTDTAGTTAAPATPSPAPSPATAAAPAAEAALGKPAPDFTLRDLEGKEVHLADFKGKTVVLEWFNPECPFVKHNHTKGPLKDMAKRQLEKGVVWLAINSGAPGKQGHGAEVNKKGKETYGIEHPILLDEEGSVGKRYGAQRTPHMYVVDPQGTLVYRGAIDNAPDGDPTEGDKVINYVEAALADVEAKRPVAKPETEAYGCTVKYASK from the coding sequence ATGAAGAAGATCGCCTCGCTCGCCGCCCTCGCGCTGCCGCTGCTCGCGGCCGCCTGCACCAAGCCCTCGGCCACGACGGATACGGCGGGGACCACGGCCGCCCCGGCGACGCCCTCGCCCGCGCCCTCGCCCGCAACCGCCGCCGCGCCCGCTGCAGAGGCGGCCCTCGGCAAACCCGCGCCCGATTTCACGCTGCGGGACCTCGAAGGCAAAGAGGTGCACCTCGCCGATTTCAAGGGCAAGACCGTGGTGCTCGAGTGGTTCAACCCCGAGTGCCCGTTCGTGAAGCACAACCATACCAAGGGGCCGCTCAAGGACATGGCCAAGCGCCAGCTGGAAAAGGGCGTGGTGTGGCTGGCGATCAATTCAGGCGCGCCCGGCAAGCAGGGGCATGGGGCCGAGGTGAACAAGAAGGGCAAAGAGACGTACGGGATCGAGCACCCGATCCTGCTCGACGAGGAGGGATCGGTGGGCAAGCGCTACGGCGCGCAGAGGACGCCGCACATGTACGTCGTCGACCCGCAGGGCACCCTCGTTTACCGCGGCGCCATCGATAACGCGCCCGACGGCGATCCGACCGAGGGCGACAAGGTCATCAATTACGTGGAGGCGGCGCTCGCCGACGTCGAGGCGAAGCGGCCGGTGGCGAAGCCCGAGACCGAGGCGTACGGCTGCACGGTCAAGTACGCGTCGAAGTGA
- a CDS encoding formylglycine-generating enzyme family protein → MRQRRKSLLDTLRAAGLVLLLPAACSSPDPTPSPAASSAPVAASPPPTAAPAPAASLCAAVTCLSIERCDEATGKCVPACPAGEVYIPATGPEGFVMGKGFTLNGGQKRFRKGHKADSDRPHRVILTKPFCMDETEVTVAAMKRCVEEQGCDPPKWAEVFANYPKRLDHPANEASWDKAKKFCTAQGKALPTEAQWEWAATGGDGRKWPWGDEPPTCEHADFTIGMLVSPGGDSGCHGGGTSPVKSHPKGNRVLPTGILYDLAGNVWEWCDDNYLPYPAETQTDPNVHKAGVVVHVVRGGGWNRSGLGIQSAFRGAAVNTYEVPGLGFRCVRNP, encoded by the coding sequence TTGAGACAGCGTCGAAAGAGCTTGCTCGACACCCTGCGCGCCGCGGGGCTGGTCCTGCTGTTGCCCGCGGCGTGCAGCTCGCCCGACCCGACGCCCTCGCCTGCCGCCTCCTCGGCGCCCGTCGCGGCGTCCCCTCCCCCCACGGCCGCCCCTGCCCCCGCGGCGTCTCTCTGCGCCGCCGTCACGTGCCTGTCCATCGAGCGCTGCGACGAGGCGACGGGCAAGTGCGTCCCCGCCTGCCCCGCGGGCGAGGTCTACATCCCGGCCACGGGCCCGGAGGGGTTCGTCATGGGCAAGGGCTTCACCTTGAACGGCGGGCAGAAGCGGTTTCGCAAGGGGCACAAGGCCGACTCGGATCGCCCTCACCGCGTGATCCTGACGAAGCCGTTTTGCATGGACGAGACCGAGGTCACGGTGGCGGCCATGAAGCGCTGCGTGGAGGAGCAGGGCTGCGACCCGCCGAAATGGGCCGAGGTCTTCGCGAACTACCCGAAGCGCCTCGATCACCCGGCGAACGAGGCGAGCTGGGACAAGGCCAAGAAGTTCTGCACGGCGCAGGGCAAGGCGCTGCCCACGGAGGCGCAATGGGAATGGGCGGCGACGGGCGGTGACGGCCGTAAATGGCCCTGGGGTGACGAGCCGCCCACCTGCGAGCACGCCGATTTCACGATTGGCATGCTCGTCTCGCCTGGCGGCGACTCGGGCTGCCACGGCGGCGGGACGTCGCCCGTGAAATCACACCCGAAGGGCAATCGCGTGCTGCCCACGGGCATTCTCTACGATCTCGCCGGCAATGTCTGGGAGTGGTGCGACGACAACTACCTGCCCTATCCGGCGGAGACGCAGACGGACCCGAACGTGCACAAGGCAGGCGTCGTGGTGCACGTCGTGCGCGGGGGCGGCTGGAATCGCTCCGGGTTGGGCATCCAGTCCGCCTTCCGCGGGGCTGCGGTCAACACCTACGAGGTGCCGGGGCTCGGGTTCCGCTGCGTGCGAAACCCGTAG